A single window of Methylocella tundrae DNA harbors:
- a CDS encoding xanthine dehydrogenase family protein molybdopterin-binding subunit has protein sequence MNAVGQPLARPDGRIKVTGAARYTADFDRPDKLHAVLVTAPAAGQLTSLATEEAAHSPGVVRILTQADLPQFTAVPVPLMFSLPPMQNDTIRFEGQPVAIVLAETLEQAEAAAHRVRVTIAPAEVKAPGQSNPRPPASDSGYIFTEVDAAKGDIAAGFSQATHRIAAEYAQPSRHHNAMEPHATLAWWEGENLVVHDATQWTAGTRQMLAMALGLPPERVRVMCPHTGGGFGSKGFPKWHTLFAASAARVSGRPVKLVLSRAQMYTMTGYQPLTHHRIELGAAPDGRLTALRYDSVNVTSSTEDYVESATQAGRAMYAVPALETHERVEEITAGAPTPLRAPGGGASGMWVLESAMDELAHALGMDPLELRLRNHADVDPVSGKPWSSKKLLEAYALGAERFGWRRRPARAERDGDWMVGWGMASATMGSFRLPAAARVTLRANGTALLESSFNDIGTGVFAIFSQLVGDALGLPPDRVEIRNGDSILPEACGTFGSASAMCVGAALLDACRQIRASLGEVDPLALLRRSGRESEAALGRFSPGEGVQLEIDGGASPTAMRTWGAVFVEVGVDRALGLLRLRRMLGSYSVGRVLNPRTTKSQLIGAMIWGWGMAAMEASVFEPRLGRFLSKNLVGVPLPVNADIPAVDAVWVDEFDEAASPIGGKGVGEIGVVGVAPAVANAVFHATGLRIRELPILPEKLLAEN, from the coding sequence ATGAACGCGGTCGGCCAACCCCTCGCGCGCCCGGACGGACGCATCAAAGTCACCGGCGCCGCGCGCTATACGGCGGACTTCGACCGGCCGGACAAGCTCCACGCCGTGCTCGTCACGGCCCCAGCGGCGGGCCAGCTTACGTCTCTCGCCACTGAAGAGGCGGCGCACAGCCCAGGCGTCGTCCGCATTCTCACGCAAGCGGATCTGCCGCAATTCACCGCCGTTCCGGTGCCGCTAATGTTCAGCCTGCCTCCGATGCAGAACGACACCATTCGCTTCGAGGGTCAGCCGGTGGCGATCGTGCTCGCCGAAACGCTCGAGCAGGCGGAGGCCGCAGCGCACCGCGTGCGCGTCACGATCGCGCCGGCCGAGGTAAAGGCGCCGGGCCAATCCAATCCCCGCCCGCCAGCGTCAGACAGCGGCTACATCTTCACCGAAGTCGATGCCGCCAAGGGCGATATCGCGGCCGGATTCTCCCAAGCGACCCATCGGATCGCTGCCGAATACGCGCAGCCATCGCGGCATCACAATGCAATGGAGCCGCACGCCACGCTCGCCTGGTGGGAGGGCGAAAATCTCGTCGTGCATGACGCCACACAGTGGACTGCCGGCACGCGGCAGATGCTGGCGATGGCGCTCGGTCTGCCGCCGGAGCGGGTGCGGGTGATGTGTCCGCACACCGGCGGCGGCTTCGGCTCCAAGGGCTTTCCGAAGTGGCATACCCTGTTCGCGGCCTCGGCGGCGCGCGTGTCCGGCCGCCCGGTCAAACTCGTGCTCTCACGGGCCCAAATGTACACAATGACCGGCTATCAGCCTTTGACGCATCACCGGATCGAACTCGGCGCCGCGCCTGACGGCAGGCTCACGGCACTGCGTTATGACTCGGTCAACGTGACGTCCTCCACCGAGGATTACGTCGAGTCTGCAACCCAGGCCGGACGAGCGATGTACGCCGTGCCGGCGCTGGAAACTCACGAGCGCGTCGAGGAGATCACGGCTGGCGCGCCCACGCCCCTGCGCGCACCGGGGGGAGGCGCTTCCGGGATGTGGGTGCTCGAAAGCGCGATGGACGAACTGGCCCATGCGCTCGGCATGGATCCGCTGGAGCTGCGGCTGCGCAATCATGCCGACGTGGACCCGGTCAGCGGCAAGCCGTGGTCATCCAAGAAGCTGCTCGAGGCCTATGCGCTCGGCGCCGAGCGTTTCGGTTGGCGCCGCCGTCCGGCCCGAGCTGAACGCGACGGAGACTGGATGGTCGGCTGGGGCATGGCGAGCGCGACCATGGGGTCCTTCCGCTTGCCTGCCGCCGCCCGCGTGACCTTGCGCGCGAACGGCACCGCCCTGCTCGAATCCTCGTTCAACGATATCGGCACCGGCGTGTTCGCGATCTTCTCGCAGCTTGTCGGCGATGCGCTCGGCCTGCCGCCCGACAGAGTGGAGATCCGCAACGGCGATTCGATCCTGCCGGAAGCCTGCGGCACATTCGGCTCGGCGAGCGCAATGTGCGTTGGCGCCGCTCTGCTCGATGCTTGCCGTCAGATCCGCGCCTCGCTCGGCGAGGTTGATCCGCTCGCTTTGCTACGCCGGTCGGGCCGCGAGTCCGAGGCCGCGCTCGGCCGTTTCAGCCCCGGCGAGGGCGTGCAACTGGAAATCGATGGCGGCGCCTCGCCGACGGCGATGCGCACCTGGGGCGCCGTGTTCGTGGAGGTGGGCGTGGACCGCGCGCTTGGCCTGCTTCGCCTGCGCAGAATGCTCGGCAGCTACTCGGTCGGCCGCGTCCTGAACCCGCGGACGACGAAGAGCCAGCTCATCGGCGCCATGATCTGGGGCTGGGGCATGGCGGCGATGGAGGCCTCGGTATTCGAGCCGCGCCTCGGCCGGTTCCTTTCGAAAAACCTCGTTGGAGTCCCATTGCCGGTGAATGCCGACATCCCAGCCGTCGATGCAGTCTGGGTGGACGAGTTCGACGAGGCAGCAAGCCCTATTGGCGGCAAGGGCGTCGGGGAGATCGGCGTGGTCGGTGTCGCCCCGGCGGTCGCCAATGCGGTCTTCCATGCAACCGGGCTGCGCATCCGTGAGCTGCCGATCCTGCCGGAGAAGCTTCTGGCCGAAAATTGA
- a CDS encoding AAA family ATPase, protein MARRSSKATASGRRRQGVGDTARGTLPDFQGREADIARIEKLIDHVRDGGTALLISGEAGIGKTTLLEIAQALARQRGFRVLRMSGVIAEAHLPFAALQQAVAPILRQAQKLPPRQRAALLAAFGLGDDTAAPDTFLVALATLTLLTESAARKPILLVADDIQWLDQPSHDVLSFISRRLSSDPIVLLMAVRNDSEEALPHWSVPRHQLSRLDTAAAERLLDAEAPDLPLDLRQRFLDVAAGNPLALVELPRGERRLETGGSHWVPLTDRLERAFFSRVSGLPTATRALLLIIAENDSRSLREVLDAGEVLLHEKVRLDALAPAVSAMLIEIAAGEVRFRHPLVRSAIHQASSPVMRHNIHAALARVIKDEPDRQIWHRMASAIGPDEALAAELDAAAARSQRRGALATAITALENAARLSGTALSRSERLLRAAELAAELGQPETVERLLRNADLDRPPLRVRAQVAWIREMSQPLTVSDLSRISALVGLAADARADGANDLALDLLWRAVQRCWWSNVGDAVRESILAAAGELGLPKTDARLIAIPAYAGPLKHGGDVYRELQAYPATGVADPMAARILGLTANTIGAFDFGVRWLTEASTALREQGRLGELARVLFSRSFAETETGDWMGALRSSAEAIRFGEETGHAIWVAAATIVQARLAAMRGNFEAAEAHAVQAERLVLSPGSSFWLAMLENARGIAALGAGRPAEAYEHLQRVHTPGDPAFNTSLQFYWLADYVEAVVSCGQEAAAASIIEEVERHSAPMAVPWVQMMLYHGKALLASPNRAEMFFQRGLGAAAQNWPFLRARLLLAYGGWLRRQRRIAEARVPLRTAREVFDALGASPWSERARQELRAAGEASRPRAELILDALTPQELHIAELAAGGLSNKEIGARLYLSHRTVGYHLHRIFPKLGITARAGLRTALDRATQAPDRPDRSSQRPSDRSGTTTSAR, encoded by the coding sequence ATGGCACGGCGCTCAAGCAAGGCAACTGCATCCGGACGGCGGCGGCAAGGCGTCGGCGACACAGCACGCGGAACGCTGCCGGATTTCCAGGGGCGCGAGGCTGATATCGCCCGTATCGAGAAGCTGATAGACCACGTCCGGGATGGTGGCACAGCTCTGCTCATCAGCGGCGAAGCTGGGATCGGCAAGACGACACTGCTGGAGATTGCGCAGGCCCTCGCCAGACAACGTGGGTTTCGTGTGTTGCGCATGTCGGGGGTAATCGCCGAGGCGCATCTGCCCTTTGCTGCCCTCCAGCAGGCGGTGGCGCCGATCTTGCGGCAGGCCCAGAAGCTGCCGCCGCGGCAGCGCGCGGCTTTGCTCGCGGCTTTCGGCCTGGGCGATGACACGGCGGCGCCGGATACATTCCTGGTTGCCCTGGCGACGCTTACTCTCCTGACGGAGAGTGCGGCGCGCAAACCCATCCTGCTGGTGGCAGACGACATCCAATGGCTGGATCAACCCAGCCACGACGTGCTCTCGTTCATCTCTCGTCGGCTAAGTTCCGATCCGATCGTTCTCTTGATGGCGGTGCGGAACGATTCGGAAGAAGCTCTCCCACATTGGAGCGTCCCGCGGCATCAACTATCAAGGCTCGACACTGCTGCCGCAGAACGTCTGCTGGACGCCGAGGCACCCGATCTGCCGCTTGATCTACGGCAGCGGTTTTTGGACGTGGCCGCGGGCAATCCCTTGGCACTGGTCGAGTTGCCGCGCGGCGAGCGCAGGCTAGAGACAGGCGGATCGCACTGGGTTCCGCTGACCGATCGCCTGGAGCGCGCTTTCTTCAGCCGGGTCTCCGGCCTCCCGACGGCCACCCGCGCGCTGCTGCTGATCATCGCAGAGAATGACAGCCGATCCCTCCGCGAGGTATTGGACGCAGGCGAAGTGCTGCTTCACGAAAAAGTGAGACTTGACGCGCTGGCGCCGGCGGTGTCGGCAATGCTGATCGAGATTGCCGCGGGAGAGGTACGTTTTCGGCATCCCCTCGTCCGATCCGCAATCCACCAGGCATCCAGCCCGGTGATGCGTCACAATATCCATGCCGCATTGGCCCGGGTCATCAAAGACGAACCAGATCGTCAAATATGGCACCGGATGGCATCGGCCATCGGACCTGATGAGGCTTTAGCCGCGGAGCTCGACGCCGCCGCCGCGAGATCGCAACGGCGGGGCGCGCTTGCGACGGCGATCACCGCGCTGGAGAACGCGGCGCGGCTGAGTGGTACGGCCCTGTCAAGAAGCGAACGGCTGCTGCGCGCAGCCGAGCTCGCGGCCGAACTGGGCCAACCGGAAACGGTGGAGCGCTTGCTGCGAAACGCCGATCTGGATCGGCCACCGCTGCGGGTGCGGGCCCAAGTCGCGTGGATTCGCGAGATGAGCCAGCCCCTGACCGTCAGCGACCTTTCGCGGATTTCCGCGTTGGTCGGCCTTGCAGCCGACGCCCGTGCCGACGGTGCCAATGATCTGGCGCTCGACCTGCTGTGGCGCGCCGTGCAGCGCTGCTGGTGGAGCAACGTGGGCGATGCCGTGCGCGAGAGCATACTCGCAGCAGCCGGTGAACTCGGATTACCGAAGACAGACGCGCGCCTGATCGCGATCCCCGCCTATGCCGGGCCGCTCAAGCACGGCGGAGACGTATATCGGGAGCTGCAGGCATATCCCGCGACGGGTGTTGCGGACCCGATGGCGGCACGGATCCTGGGGCTGACGGCCAATACCATCGGCGCATTCGATTTCGGCGTCCGTTGGTTGACCGAGGCGAGTACGGCATTGCGTGAGCAGGGGCGCCTCGGTGAGCTGGCGCGCGTGCTCTTCTCGCGGAGCTTTGCGGAGACCGAGACAGGCGACTGGATGGGCGCCCTGAGAAGTTCCGCGGAGGCGATTCGGTTCGGAGAAGAAACAGGACACGCGATCTGGGTCGCCGCGGCGACGATTGTGCAAGCGAGACTTGCTGCCATGCGGGGCAACTTCGAGGCCGCGGAGGCCCACGCAGTGCAGGCCGAGCGGCTGGTGCTATCGCCAGGCTCCAGTTTCTGGCTGGCCATGCTGGAGAATGCGCGCGGCATTGCCGCGCTCGGCGCCGGTCGGCCGGCAGAGGCTTACGAGCACCTGCAGCGTGTTCACACGCCCGGCGATCCGGCCTTCAACACCAGCCTGCAGTTCTACTGGCTCGCGGACTACGTCGAGGCTGTCGTGTCCTGCGGTCAAGAAGCGGCCGCCGCCTCGATCATCGAAGAGGTGGAGCGGCATTCCGCACCCATGGCTGTGCCGTGGGTCCAGATGATGCTCTACCACGGCAAGGCCTTGCTTGCCTCGCCGAACCGCGCGGAGATGTTCTTTCAGCGCGGTCTCGGCGCCGCCGCACAGAACTGGCCGTTCCTGCGCGCGCGTCTGCTGCTGGCCTACGGTGGATGGCTGAGGCGGCAGCGCCGAATTGCCGAGGCACGCGTACCGCTGCGGACAGCGCGGGAGGTGTTCGATGCGCTAGGCGCCTCACCGTGGAGCGAGCGAGCGCGCCAGGAACTTCGCGCGGCCGGCGAAGCAAGTCGCCCGCGCGCCGAACTCATCCTCGACGCGCTGACGCCGCAGGAACTGCACATCGCGGAGCTTGCGGCCGGCGGGCTTTCCAACAAGGAAATAGGCGCCCGGCTGTATCTGTCGCACCGAACGGTCGGCTACCACCTGCACCGGATCTTTCCGAAACTTGGGATTACGGCCCGTGCGGGTCTGCGCACCGCGCTCGATCGCGCAACACAGGCTCCCGATCGGCCCGACCGGTCGTCGCAGCGGCCTTCCGACAGAAGCGGCACCACCACATCCGCCCGATAG
- a CDS encoding SDR family NAD(P)-dependent oxidoreductase encodes MKTFLSIGAGPGMGLATAERFAGEGFRIILSARNETKTKELAGQLEAKGHKVEVRTVDAAEPSSVAALVSQVESEFAGIDVLHFNAASMRKATLADQPRETFNYDLAVNIGGAMVAAQAAGPNMIARGSGSILFTGGGFGLQPHPDYLSLSIGKAGIRALAQGIFEPFQERGVHVATVTVAGLVMNSKDANAVAEQFWQLHSQPAGSWQVETVYTPAG; translated from the coding sequence ATGAAAACGTTTCTTAGCATTGGAGCTGGTCCGGGTATGGGCCTTGCGACAGCCGAGCGGTTTGCCGGCGAAGGGTTCCGGATCATCTTGAGCGCCCGGAACGAGACCAAGACGAAAGAGCTTGCGGGGCAGCTCGAGGCGAAGGGCCATAAGGTCGAAGTACGCACGGTCGATGCAGCTGAACCGTCGAGCGTCGCAGCGCTCGTGTCTCAAGTTGAAAGCGAGTTCGCCGGGATAGATGTTCTGCACTTCAATGCGGCCTCGATGCGAAAGGCCACGTTGGCAGATCAACCGCGCGAGACGTTCAACTATGATCTCGCCGTCAATATCGGTGGCGCCATGGTCGCTGCGCAGGCTGCGGGGCCCAACATGATCGCACGCGGCTCAGGCTCCATCCTGTTCACAGGCGGCGGCTTCGGCCTTCAGCCGCACCCGGATTATCTCTCTCTGAGCATCGGTAAGGCAGGTATTCGCGCGCTGGCGCAAGGCATCTTCGAGCCCTTCCAGGAAAGAGGCGTCCATGTCGCGACCGTTACCGTCGCAGGCCTTGTCATGAACAGCAAAGACGCCAATGCCGTCGCCGAACAGTTCTGGCAACTGCACAGCCAGCCTGCCGGTTCGTGGCAGGTGGAGACGGTATATACGCCCGCCGGCTGA
- a CDS encoding DUF1778 domain-containing protein gives MFLDGLLSLSDFVIGSVHEAAVRAIEDMRMIRLAAEESRAFAEAILQPRELPARLKTAAQRHIRNLDH, from the coding sequence TTGTTCCTGGATGGGCTGCTCTCGCTGTCGGACTTCGTGATCGGTAGCGTTCACGAGGCCGCTGTCCGCGCTATCGAAGACATGCGGATGATTCGGCTTGCGGCGGAGGAAAGTCGCGCATTTGCCGAAGCTATCCTCCAGCCGCGGGAGCTGCCGGCGCGTCTCAAAACGGCTGCGCAACGCCATATTCGAAACCTGGATCACTAA
- a CDS encoding nucleotidyl transferase AbiEii/AbiGii toxin family protein, translating to MAHEPRKNVGASVRARLLDRSRVKRTDFQILLTRYALERLLYRLSLSLHRDRFILKGAMLFVTWVADPFRPTRDLDFLGYGENSPEAIGEVFQEICGQPVDDDGVVFDIGAITAVPIREDVEYGGIRVRTSATIAGARIPIQVDIGFGDAVTPGPVEIVYPPLLDAPAPHLRAYPVTTVVAEKFQALVLLGIANSRLKDFYDLWLIAQTFEFDRASLAEAVRQTFMRRGTMLPIEKPTGLSDAYAEAWGRQWQAFLGRERMAAAPAELAVVVSDLAEFLLPLIEPAEGDERWKPSEGWRASDAGQDA from the coding sequence ATGGCACATGAGCCAAGAAAAAACGTCGGTGCTTCGGTCCGGGCTCGTCTGCTCGACCGGTCTCGTGTCAAACGCACGGACTTTCAGATTCTGCTGACGCGCTATGCGCTGGAACGGCTTCTGTATCGACTGAGCCTGTCACTTCATCGCGACCGCTTCATCCTGAAAGGTGCGATGCTATTCGTAACCTGGGTGGCAGATCCTTTCCGGCCTACACGCGATCTCGACTTTCTCGGCTATGGCGAGAACAGCCCGGAGGCGATCGGAGAGGTCTTTCAAGAGATCTGCGGGCAGCCGGTCGATGACGACGGCGTCGTATTCGACATCGGCGCTATCACCGCTGTTCCGATCCGGGAGGATGTTGAATACGGCGGCATCCGCGTGCGCACCTCCGCGACGATCGCAGGCGCCCGCATTCCGATCCAGGTCGACATCGGTTTTGGTGATGCCGTCACGCCGGGACCGGTCGAGATCGTGTATCCGCCACTGCTCGACGCGCCAGCGCCCCACCTTCGCGCCTATCCCGTGACGACCGTGGTCGCCGAGAAATTCCAGGCGCTCGTCCTGCTCGGCATCGCAAACAGCCGGCTGAAGGATTTCTACGACCTCTGGCTGATCGCACAGACATTCGAATTTGACCGGGCATCGCTTGCAGAGGCCGTCCGCCAGACCTTTATGCGGCGCGGAACCATGCTTCCAATCGAGAAGCCGACCGGCCTGAGTGATGCTTACGCTGAAGCCTGGGGGCGCCAGTGGCAGGCCTTTTTGGGACGAGAGCGTATGGCCGCGGCGCCGGCGGAGCTGGCTGTCGTTGTCTCCGACCTCGCAGAATTTCTGCTTCCCCTGATCGAGCCTGCTGAAGGGGACGAGCGTTGGAAGCCTAGTGAAGGTTGGAGGGCATCGGATGCCGGCCAAGATGCGTAG
- a CDS encoding type IV toxin-antitoxin system AbiEi family antitoxin domain-containing protein, producing MMRLKDFAAHGIGPETLARLVRDGAVVRPARGLYQLADSSGNAARILAEASALVPKGVICLISALQFHELTLQMPSAVWMAIDRTAWRPKIDYPPIRFVRFTGSSLTDGVERHSIEGIEVAITSPARTIVDCFRYRAKVGLDVALEGLREGLRQRKVTSDQLWTYGTKGKVWSTMRPYVEATVADGT from the coding sequence ATGATGCGGCTGAAGGACTTTGCCGCCCACGGCATCGGCCCGGAAACGCTGGCGCGTCTTGTCCGGGACGGGGCAGTCGTTCGCCCCGCGCGGGGCCTCTACCAACTCGCGGATAGCTCGGGCAATGCGGCGCGTATTCTGGCAGAAGCGTCGGCCCTCGTTCCCAAAGGCGTCATCTGCCTGATCTCAGCGCTGCAATTCCACGAGCTGACGCTCCAAATGCCTTCGGCCGTTTGGATGGCTATTGATCGCACCGCCTGGCGTCCCAAGATCGACTATCCGCCCATTCGCTTCGTACGCTTCACCGGGTCCTCGCTGACGGACGGTGTCGAGCGACACTCCATAGAAGGCATCGAGGTGGCGATCACAAGTCCAGCGCGGACGATCGTCGATTGCTTTCGCTATCGGGCGAAAGTCGGACTGGATGTCGCTCTGGAAGGCCTGCGTGAGGGACTTCGACAGCGGAAAGTCACGAGCGACCAGCTCTGGACCTATGGGACGAAGGGAAAGGTCTGGTCGACCATGAGGCCTTATGTGGAAGCGACGGTAGCCGATGGCACATGA
- a CDS encoding M48 family metallopeptidase: MTGRPANEQIEICWGERRVIAELLRTDRRALRIDVRPTGEVAIFAPAGEEIDEIQSRARRKGAWIFAQIDTISQRPKVTPKRRFISGETHLLLGRQYRLSIEQSDDPLVRLEGGRLVICARAPDDQPHCRRLLQTFYKLRAREVFRQRFEIVVEPFVRKGLKRPSLVIRPMSKRWGSFTPGGRVVLNVDLVRASPRLIDYVICHELAHAFYPDHDEGWRALLETMMPDWEERKERLEAALR; this comes from the coding sequence ATGACCGGTCGCCCGGCAAACGAGCAGATCGAAATTTGCTGGGGTGAACGTCGGGTCATCGCGGAACTCCTTCGCACGGATAGGCGTGCTCTCCGGATCGACGTTCGGCCGACGGGCGAAGTCGCTATTTTTGCGCCTGCGGGTGAGGAAATCGACGAAATACAGAGCAGAGCGCGCCGGAAGGGCGCTTGGATATTCGCTCAGATTGACACGATTTCCCAAAGGCCGAAGGTCACACCGAAACGCAGGTTCATTTCCGGCGAGACGCATCTTCTGCTGGGTCGACAATATCGGTTGTCGATTGAGCAATCTGACGATCCCCTTGTTCGGCTCGAAGGTGGGCGCTTGGTGATATGCGCCCGAGCGCCTGACGACCAGCCCCATTGCCGGCGTCTGCTTCAGACGTTCTATAAGCTCCGAGCGCGCGAGGTATTCCGGCAACGATTTGAAATCGTTGTGGAGCCATTCGTTCGTAAGGGCTTGAAACGGCCTTCCCTCGTTATCCGGCCGATGTCAAAGCGATGGGGGAGCTTCACCCCTGGCGGGCGGGTTGTGCTCAATGTCGACTTGGTGCGGGCAAGTCCCCGATTGATCGACTACGTGATCTGCCACGAACTGGCGCATGCGTTCTACCCGGATCACGACGAGGGATGGCGTGCTTTGCTTGAGACGATGATGCCCGATTGGGAAGAACGAAAAGAGAGGTTGGAGGCAGCCCTCCGGTAG
- a CDS encoding type I restriction enzyme subunit R domain-containing protein, translated as MISAPEMRESEDEVDEADDDLVRTFWRKMMERYGGEDAYNRTIVEQFKGPADPDIIIVVDKLLTGFDAPRNTVLYVARRLKEHGLLQAIARVNRVFDEDGAPDKPFGFIIDYTGVLKDLGDALASYDALQGFSPEDIASSVLAIRDEANKVPGAHAALLDVFKSVSNSFDAEAYARLLADEEIRAEFYVRLSAFSRAFSVALASPAFIEATKPELLKRWKDDLGRFVSLRAAVSLRYAERVDWRDYEKRIRQLLDRHVIARDVLTLVEPLNIFDDIAIEGRRQEKTESDASVADTIAHQLTRSIEEKWDEDPIFFEKFSKLVRDTIADFHKGRITDLTYLSKVRELRDKVQTRQDETDPTPARLRDDGHAQAFWGLAKRNLERVGVDDVELAADIALEISRIVQKRRKVGWQYDRDVENVIRNDIDDFFFEELRGQRDMLIDPAILDGIVDDVLASARVRLAQ; from the coding sequence GTGATCTCCGCGCCGGAAATGCGCGAAAGCGAAGACGAGGTCGATGAGGCCGACGACGATCTCGTCCGCACGTTCTGGCGTAAGATGATGGAGCGGTACGGTGGCGAGGACGCCTATAACCGTACCATCGTCGAGCAGTTCAAAGGGCCCGCCGATCCGGACATCATCATCGTCGTCGACAAGTTGCTCACCGGCTTCGACGCGCCGCGCAACACGGTGCTCTATGTGGCCCGCCGCCTAAAGGAACATGGCCTGTTGCAGGCCATCGCGCGGGTCAACCGCGTTTTTGACGAAGACGGTGCGCCGGATAAGCCCTTCGGCTTCATCATCGACTATACGGGCGTCCTCAAGGACCTTGGCGATGCGCTTGCCAGCTACGATGCGCTCCAGGGCTTCAGCCCAGAAGATATCGCCAGCAGCGTGTTGGCTATTCGGGATGAGGCGAACAAAGTGCCGGGCGCTCATGCCGCCTTGCTCGATGTGTTCAAATCCGTTTCCAACAGCTTCGATGCCGAAGCCTACGCTCGCCTCTTGGCCGACGAGGAGATCCGCGCTGAGTTTTATGTACGCCTATCGGCGTTCTCCCGCGCCTTTTCTGTGGCGCTTGCCTCTCCAGCCTTTATCGAGGCGACGAAGCCAGAGCTGCTTAAGCGATGGAAGGACGATCTCGGTCGGTTCGTTTCATTGCGCGCCGCCGTCAGCCTTCGCTATGCCGAGCGCGTGGACTGGCGAGACTATGAGAAACGTATCCGCCAGTTGCTGGACCGGCACGTCATCGCGCGCGACGTTCTCACGCTGGTCGAGCCGCTGAATATCTTCGACGATATCGCCATTGAAGGGCGACGGCAGGAAAAGACGGAAAGCGATGCGTCGGTTGCCGACACGATCGCGCATCAGCTGACCCGTTCGATCGAGGAAAAATGGGATGAAGATCCGATCTTCTTCGAAAAATTCTCCAAGCTCGTTCGCGATACGATTGCCGATTTCCACAAGGGGCGCATCACCGACCTGACCTATCTATCAAAGGTCAGGGAGTTACGCGACAAGGTTCAGACACGGCAGGATGAAACCGATCCGACCCCGGCGCGCCTTCGCGACGATGGTCACGCTCAGGCTTTTTGGGGGTTGGCGAAGCGCAATCTGGAAAGGGTCGGTGTTGATGACGTCGAACTGGCCGCCGATATCGCGCTGGAGATCAGTCGGATTGTGCAGAAGCGGCGCAAAGTCGGCTGGCAATATGATCGTGATGTCGAGAACGTAATTCGAAACGACATTGACGATTTCTTCTTTGAGGAGCTGCGCGGCCAGCGCGATATGTTGATCGATCCTGCCATTCTTGATGGTATCGTCGACGATGTGCTGGCATCGGCTCGCGTGCGGCTGGCGCAATGA